From the genome of Aricia agestis chromosome 9, ilAriAges1.1, whole genome shotgun sequence, one region includes:
- the LOC121730284 gene encoding pancreatic triacylglycerol lipase-like — translation MFLTKCLLVLCAAIAAHGFTLGPADVLFHLYTRTNPTLSQPLLPSIASIIQSSFSLNRKTVVLIHSYAEDVSGNFNAFVVPAHLEAEDINLLAVDWSAGCPMYTIGLGNTPQLGQVIADFMNILIDSFGYDVNLIRIVGVGLGGHAAGIAARKINGVVPHIIAIDPSLPGWTYHPDILDKDDAGVVEVLHATAGVYGYDFPLGDLDFYPNGGTQQAGCGTDTSCSHIYSYAFYAESITSALNDGNKFVGTACESYEEAVQQQCSGERDVAFGGTEVKQGVSGIYTFNTNMIPPFAQG, via the exons ATGTTCTTGACAAAATGTTTGCTGGTTCTGTGTGCTGCAATCGCAg CACATGGTTTCACCCTCGGTCCAGCTGATGTGCTCTTCCATCTGTACACAAG GACCAACCCCACTTTGAGCCAGCCGCTGCTGCCGTCCATAGCATCCATCATCCAGTCCTCCTTCTCACTCAATCGCAAGACCGTCGTCCTCATCCACAGCTATGCTGAGGATGTATCTGGAAACTTCAACGCCTTTGTTGTACCAG CTCACCTCGAGGCTGAGGATATCAACCTGCTTGCCGTGGACTGGAGTGCCGGTTGCCCCATGTACACCATCGGCCTGGGCAACACGCCCCAGCTGGGTCAAGTTATCGCTGACTTCATGAACATCCTCATCGACAGTTTCGGTTACGACGTCAATCTGATCCGCATCGTCGGCGTGGGCTTGGGCGGCCATGCTGCTGGTATCGCTGCGAGGAAGATCAACGGAGTCGTTCCTCATATTATTG CTATTGACCCATCTCTTCCTGGCTGGACCTATCATCCTGATATCCTGGACAAGGATGACGCTGGCGTTGTTGAAGTACTCCACGCGACCGCAGGCGTCTACGGCTACGACTTTCCTCTGGGAGACCTGGACTTCTACCCCAACGGTGGAACCCAACAGGCCGGCTGCGGTACAGACACCAGCTGCTCCCACATCTACTCCTACGCATTCTACGCTGAGTCCATCACCTCTGCCCTCAACGATGGTAACAAATTCGTGGGTACGGCCTGCGAGAGTTACGAAGAGGCTGTCCAGCAGCAGTGCTCTGGGGAACGTGATGTTGCGTTCGGAGGGACAGAGGTTAAGCAGGG tgTCTCTGGAATCTACACTTTCAACACGAACATGATACCTCCATTTGCTCAAGGCTAG